One Photobacterium sp. TY1-4 genomic window carries:
- a CDS encoding MbtH family protein, producing the protein MSEQYVNPFDELKHQFLVLMNHRGQYSLWPEFKQTPSGWERTFGPSSKQDCLEYIEAHWQDIRV; encoded by the coding sequence ATGTCGGAACAATACGTGAACCCTTTTGATGAGCTGAAACATCAGTTCCTTGTGCTGATGAATCATCGCGGTCAGTACAGCTTGTGGCCGGAGTTTAAGCAAACCCCATCAGGCTGGGAGCGTACTTTTGGCCCGTCTTCAAAACAAGACTGCCTTGAATATATCGAAGCGCATTGGCAGGACATCCGGGTCTGA
- the fes gene encoding enterochelin esterase, whose protein sequence is MFVENSQTQGKQFLSSIFKSLFRKNCCVGDEQWWEEIHSEGTPLMIAVEAEYTEVIFLWREPRTYIENSIKEVYIDINGVTDHHSFDMAKLTRLEGTDVWFYVDKLKNTWRGGYSFIPVTFQQVQPKYTGSAETQRTQHRQWLRTIFPLSCGDEFSRQHLSHCEWGKNKTPLHMPNAQSQSEWRNFDELSGQSRTHADLILRWHSKLLNGTRKLWLYSTSLSTTRHDLPLVLILDGRFWSQSLPIYDALSQATQNGTLPEAIYVLIDEVNGHQRSEELSCNPTFWQAVMTELLPLVSDYFPVTQDPKQTAIVGQSLGGLAAMYAALHWPERFGAVVCQSGSFWWPDFSLVKPPSEYSPPHTSDLLSEMSRQVHGGLGANARLNLFLEVGSGEDIMIDLSRDMSNQLASQQHRIQFRVFDGGHERLCWRGGIIDGLSYVFSCES, encoded by the coding sequence ATGTTTGTTGAAAATAGCCAAACGCAAGGAAAACAATTCCTTTCAAGCATTTTTAAATCGCTTTTTAGAAAAAACTGTTGTGTTGGTGATGAGCAATGGTGGGAAGAGATCCATTCAGAAGGCACACCTTTAATGATTGCCGTCGAAGCAGAATACACAGAGGTTATTTTTCTTTGGCGGGAACCCCGAACTTATATTGAGAATTCTATCAAAGAAGTTTATATCGACATTAATGGGGTGACGGATCATCACAGTTTCGATATGGCTAAGTTGACCCGTTTAGAAGGAACGGACGTCTGGTTTTATGTCGATAAACTGAAAAATACCTGGCGTGGTGGATATTCATTTATTCCGGTCACTTTTCAGCAGGTGCAGCCGAAATACACCGGGAGTGCTGAAACGCAGAGAACCCAGCACCGGCAATGGTTGCGGACTATTTTTCCTCTGAGTTGTGGCGATGAATTCAGTCGGCAACACTTGAGCCACTGCGAGTGGGGAAAAAATAAGACCCCTTTGCACATGCCAAATGCACAGTCGCAATCCGAATGGCGAAACTTTGATGAATTATCCGGGCAAAGCCGAACTCATGCCGATCTTATTTTGCGCTGGCACAGCAAATTATTAAACGGTACGCGAAAGCTATGGCTTTATTCTACGAGTTTATCAACAACGCGTCATGATTTGCCTTTGGTACTGATTCTTGATGGCCGTTTTTGGTCTCAATCTCTGCCGATTTATGATGCGCTGTCACAGGCCACGCAAAACGGCACATTACCCGAAGCAATCTACGTGTTGATTGATGAGGTCAATGGCCATCAACGCAGTGAAGAGCTGAGTTGCAATCCCACTTTTTGGCAAGCAGTGATGACGGAACTGCTGCCGCTGGTTTCTGACTATTTTCCGGTGACTCAAGATCCCAAGCAAACCGCGATTGTCGGCCAAAGCCTGGGCGGGCTGGCAGCGATGTATGCCGCGCTTCATTGGCCGGAGCGCTTTGGCGCCGTGGTGTGCCAGTCCGGTTCATTCTGGTGGCCCGACTTTTCTCTGGTGAAACCGCCGAGCGAGTATTCCCCGCCTCATACTTCCGATTTACTCAGCGAGATGAGCCGTCAGGTACATGGCGGGCTGGGCGCGAACGCGCGCTTAAACCTCTTTTTAGAAGTGGGGAGTGGTGAAGACATCATGATCGACCTGAGTCGGGATATGTCCAACCAGCTGGCCTCACAGCAACACCGAATTCAATTCAGAGTCTTTGATGGCGGCCATGAACGCTTATGCTGGCGGGGGGGCATCATCGATGGACTGTCTTACGTTTTTTCTTGTGAATCTTAA